The following are from one region of the Nostoc cf. commune SO-36 genome:
- a CDS encoding type II toxin-antitoxin system RelE/ParE family toxin: MSDVSKRPQVIRDLIELATYIAEDNLEASDRFLRAAEITFKQLGKMPEMGNLVNFLIPI, from the coding sequence ATGAGCGACGTAAGCAAACGACCGCAAGTAATCCGCGACTTGATAGAATTAGCGACTTATATTGCAGAAGATAATTTGGAAGCTTCAGATCGGTTTCTTAGAGCAGCAGAAATAACTTTCAAACAACTGGGTAAAATGCCAGAAATGGGAAACCTTGTCAATTTTCTCATCCCAATTTAG
- the aroQ gene encoding type II 3-dehydroquinate dehydratase, which translates to MLNSTWQPLSILALHGPNLNLLGQREPEIYGSLTLAEINRLLEEQAFKLQAKIFPVQSNHEGTLVDNIHGALGQHQGILINAGAYTHTSVALRDAIAAVNLPTVEVHLSNIYRREDFRHHSYISPVAIGQISGFGVQSYLLGLQALVDHLRIRS; encoded by the coding sequence GTGCTGAACTCGACTTGGCAACCCTTAAGCATTCTGGCACTGCATGGGCCAAACTTAAATTTGCTAGGACAAAGAGAACCCGAAATTTATGGTTCGTTGACACTAGCTGAAATTAACCGCCTGTTAGAAGAACAAGCATTCAAATTACAGGCGAAAATTTTTCCTGTGCAGTCAAATCATGAAGGAACTTTGGTAGATAATATTCATGGCGCATTAGGGCAACATCAGGGAATTCTGATTAATGCAGGCGCGTATACCCACACAAGTGTGGCATTGCGAGATGCGATCGCGGCTGTTAATTTGCCTACAGTAGAAGTACATTTAAGTAACATCTACCGCCGGGAAGATTTTCGCCATCATTCGTATATTTCTCCAGTAGCGATCGGGCAAATAAGTGGTTTTGGCGTTCAAAGTTACTTGTTGGGTTTACAAGCTTTGGTAGATCATTTAAGGATTAGGAGTTAG
- a CDS encoding HD family phosphohydrolase, whose product MKMQQFLQFLTQQLTNWRRQYKGLRRKGKLMRSPKSKSHRRELLSTVQKNIILFLSKTNDKSVDVARRRHRRKQEIALQSKTKSVKTKSTIYAVCLDWVHEQRSLVILAIALVSLTAVIGHKLYNQTQLQVGNPAPQTITAPYAASIEDQKKTEAERKAVSTSSLQVLMLDARMNEQIKENLQKLLDDGDEIRTVAGAFPFFDPVILSISTQRYLRSCPESEWQAVLLTIENSKNQQKRQTAASSRPSSIAAPNQERQPRTTTPQKTNPVDFSQNTDFTQAVAQLESYRITSSDKSLSSLIAQIFQTRQRYTQANAKLLQLETVIPEAIYEESPFLDLSDVEWDKTQMGIHESAERILTQGIPQGLPKNILQDAVSLQLQTFVPESAKALAKNLLLAVLKPNLQKDEEQTRENAQKAAAGVPPVMMKLRRGEVIVKRGVQITAWNFEVLEHYRLVRREVKWHELGKLTGIIAIAIGIVVWVERHVDYELRQRDRLLVLLLTLSVPGVIVIGLPYTTWSALGLLLGSFYGPTLGLTVVGLLLPILAISLDISKAALLAGAGGGILGSYIAQRLRSREELALLGVAIALTQGSIYLVVKILIGQAFGSTWYIVLREAGLFALSGLGWSVVALGLSPYLEKVFDLVTPIRLAELANPNRPLLKRLATETPGTFQHTLFVATLAEAAAKELGCNVELVRAGTLYHDIGKMHDPLGFIENQMGGPNKHDTEVKDPWKSAEIIKKHVTEGLVMARKHLLPTAIQAFIPEHQGTMLIAYFHHQAQQMAQEDPSLTVDDADFRYDGPIPQSRETGIVMLADSCEAALRSLEASAKPLGKKPSLKDVSTEQALAMLNNILRSKWQDNQLVDSGLTREEISKIAQIFVDVWQQFHHKRIAYPKLKASNTVRNS is encoded by the coding sequence ATGAAAATGCAGCAATTTTTGCAGTTCTTAACCCAGCAATTGACTAACTGGCGGCGACAGTACAAAGGACTACGCCGTAAGGGAAAGTTAATGAGAAGTCCCAAAAGCAAAAGCCATAGAAGGGAACTTCTAAGCACTGTCCAGAAAAATATAATCTTATTTTTATCAAAAACCAACGATAAAAGCGTAGACGTAGCTCGCCGTAGGCATCGCCGAAAACAAGAAATAGCGCTCCAGTCAAAAACAAAATCGGTCAAAACTAAAAGTACTATTTATGCAGTCTGTTTAGATTGGGTGCATGAACAGCGTTCTTTGGTAATTTTAGCGATCGCTCTAGTATCCCTCACTGCCGTTATTGGACATAAATTATACAACCAGACGCAACTTCAAGTAGGAAATCCTGCACCCCAGACAATTACAGCGCCTTACGCAGCTAGTATCGAAGATCAGAAAAAAACAGAAGCCGAGCGCAAAGCTGTTAGTACAAGCTCCTTACAAGTGCTGATGCTTGATGCGCGAATGAACGAACAAATTAAGGAAAATTTGCAAAAACTTCTGGATGATGGCGACGAAATTCGCACCGTTGCTGGAGCTTTTCCTTTTTTTGATCCTGTAATTTTGTCCATCTCTACCCAACGTTATCTCCGCTCTTGTCCTGAATCAGAATGGCAAGCAGTGCTATTGACTATAGAAAATAGTAAAAATCAACAAAAAAGACAAACCGCCGCCTCATCACGCCCATCATCTATAGCTGCACCCAATCAGGAACGCCAACCGCGTACAACAACGCCACAGAAGACAAACCCTGTTGATTTTTCTCAAAACACTGACTTTACTCAAGCCGTAGCACAACTAGAATCTTACCGCATCACTAGTTCTGATAAAAGCTTATCCTCACTGATTGCCCAAATTTTTCAAACACGCCAAAGATACACCCAAGCTAATGCCAAACTTTTACAGTTAGAGACTGTTATTCCAGAAGCAATATACGAGGAATCTCCTTTCTTGGATTTGTCAGATGTGGAATGGGACAAAACACAAATGGGAATCCATGAGAGTGCAGAGCGGATTCTCACCCAAGGCATCCCACAAGGACTGCCAAAAAATATTTTACAAGATGCGGTGAGTTTACAATTGCAGACCTTTGTACCAGAATCCGCCAAAGCTTTGGCAAAGAACCTGTTGTTAGCTGTACTCAAGCCGAATCTGCAAAAAGATGAAGAACAAACCAGAGAAAACGCTCAAAAGGCCGCTGCTGGTGTGCCACCCGTGATGATGAAGCTACGACGTGGTGAGGTGATTGTCAAAAGAGGAGTGCAGATTACTGCATGGAATTTTGAGGTGCTAGAGCATTATCGCCTGGTTCGCCGGGAGGTAAAATGGCACGAGTTAGGCAAGTTAACAGGTATTATTGCGATCGCTATTGGCATTGTTGTCTGGGTAGAACGGCATGTAGATTACGAATTGCGACAACGCGATCGCCTATTGGTGTTATTGCTAACTCTGAGTGTGCCAGGAGTGATTGTGATCGGATTACCTTATACCACCTGGAGTGCCCTTGGTTTATTGTTGGGAAGCTTTTATGGCCCCACTTTGGGGTTAACAGTTGTCGGACTGCTGTTGCCGATATTAGCTATTAGCTTGGATATAAGCAAGGCTGCGCTTTTAGCTGGTGCCGGGGGAGGAATATTAGGTAGTTACATAGCGCAACGATTGCGATCGCGTGAGGAATTGGCATTATTGGGTGTGGCGATCGCTTTAACTCAGGGTAGTATTTATCTGGTTGTTAAAATCTTAATTGGTCAAGCATTTGGTTCAACTTGGTATATCGTTCTCCGAGAAGCCGGATTGTTTGCTTTATCCGGCTTAGGCTGGAGTGTTGTAGCTTTAGGGTTGAGTCCTTATCTAGAAAAAGTTTTTGATTTAGTTACTCCCATCCGTTTAGCGGAGTTGGCGAACCCTAACCGCCCTTTGTTAAAACGACTTGCTACTGAGACTCCCGGAACTTTTCAACACACGCTGTTTGTCGCTACCCTTGCCGAAGCTGCTGCCAAAGAATTAGGATGCAATGTTGAGTTGGTCAGGGCTGGAACATTATATCACGATATTGGCAAAATGCACGATCCCCTTGGATTTATTGAAAATCAAATGGGGGGGCCGAATAAACATGATACAGAGGTTAAAGATCCTTGGAAGAGTGCAGAAATTATCAAAAAGCACGTAACTGAAGGATTGGTGATGGCGCGTAAACACCTTTTGCCGACAGCGATTCAAGCTTTTATTCCAGAGCATCAGGGAACGATGCTGATTGCCTATTTTCATCATCAAGCCCAGCAAATGGCTCAAGAAGATCCAAGTTTAACAGTAGACGATGCAGATTTTCGCTACGATGGCCCAATTCCCCAATCACGCGAAACCGGGATTGTTATGTTAGCAGATTCTTGCGAAGCAGCGCTGCGATCGCTCGAAGCATCGGCGAAACCTCTGGGAAAAAAGCCATCACTCAAAGATGTCTCCACTGAGCAAGCTTTAGCAATGTTAAATAATATCCTGCGTTCTAAATGGCAAGACAATCAGCTCGTAGATTCAGGATTAACACGAGAAGAAATATCAAAAATTGCCCAGATATTTGTGGATGTTTGGCAGCAATTTCATCACAAACGGATTGCTTATCCTAAGTTGAAAGCTAGTAACACTGTGCGGAATTCGTAA
- a CDS encoding toxin-antitoxin system HicB family antitoxin produces MATLTIRLPDEKHNRLKELAQAKGISVNKLIEELSTIALAEFDASTRFKAMAATGNPEEGLKILAKLDALTE; encoded by the coding sequence ATGGCTACTTTAACTATTCGTTTACCAGACGAAAAACACAACAGATTAAAAGAACTTGCTCAAGCTAAAGGAATCAGTGTAAATAAGCTGATTGAAGAACTTTCCACCATAGCTCTAGCAGAATTTGATGCCAGTACCAGATTTAAAGCAATGGCTGCAACTGGCAACCCAGAAGAAGGCTTAAAAATACTGGCAAAACTTGACGCTTTGACAGAATAG
- a CDS encoding ADP-ribosylglycohydrolase family protein: MRHSPINRFKGTLLGAFLGESLTSGGEIQFHSCLDLGNMAVLGIQSFIALGRLDLDDWIERQQEESAHFAATDNISISIKIIIATLPVTLFFHESPIKLRQSLLRVVKIWEDDPVVRDGTLAVGYAIALALTEKLNPLTLIPQTIAFLGETPTSIPKKLLRVQNLLEQGAGLSTAQAEFAREEKLSNTIAIAFYCFLSTLEDFRLAVLQATYNDNSQVQNGTSLTSQATGAITGALSGAYNGTSGIPVNWQVLLLQKNSPGWGLTTFSQMLELTDAFVAVWSGVYNLTLNAKEFTEEGCEEAPLSVYAAPRVIRSR; this comes from the coding sequence ATGCGTCACTCTCCTATAAATCGCTTTAAAGGTACTTTACTCGGAGCATTCCTGGGGGAAAGTTTAACTTCTGGTGGTGAAATACAATTTCACAGTTGCCTAGATTTGGGCAATATGGCGGTTCTGGGTATCCAGAGTTTCATTGCCTTGGGTAGATTAGATTTAGATGATTGGATAGAGCGTCAGCAAGAAGAATCGGCTCATTTCGCAGCAACTGATAACATCTCAATATCTATAAAAATAATTATTGCTACGCTACCAGTAACACTCTTTTTTCACGAAAGTCCAATTAAGCTGCGACAAAGCTTGCTGCGTGTGGTAAAAATCTGGGAAGATGACCCAGTAGTACGGGATGGAACACTAGCAGTAGGATATGCGATCGCTCTTGCCTTAACTGAAAAACTCAACCCTTTAACCCTCATCCCGCAAACAATCGCTTTTCTCGGAGAAACACCGACATCAATACCAAAAAAATTATTAAGAGTCCAGAATTTATTAGAGCAAGGAGCTGGATTGTCAACGGCGCAGGCTGAGTTTGCCAGGGAAGAAAAACTCAGTAACACTATTGCGATTGCATTTTATTGCTTTTTGAGTACTTTGGAGGACTTTCGCCTTGCAGTTTTGCAGGCTACTTACAATGATAATTCTCAAGTGCAAAATGGTACGTCTCTAACCTCCCAAGCTACAGGTGCAATTACTGGTGCTTTATCAGGAGCATATAACGGTACAAGTGGAATTCCTGTAAATTGGCAAGTCTTGCTCTTGCAGAAGAATTCTCCAGGATGGGGACTAACTACTTTTTCCCAAATGTTAGAATTGACCGATGCATTTGTGGCGGTGTGGTCAGGAGTGTATAATCTTACCTTAAATGCAAAGGAGTTCACAGAGGAGGGATGTGAAGAGGCTCCGCTTTCAGTTTATGCAGCTCCTCGCGTTATTCGGTCGCGTTAA